The genomic interval GATCCAGCCTGCTTTTTTATTAAGAACGAAATGTGAAAGAGACTAGCTCAGCTGTTAGTACATATTTGGTTTCTAACGCAGTTGTCGTAATGGTCAAAAAGTTAGCGTTAAAAGCCATCAACTGGCCTTCTTCATTTCCAGTTGAGGTCGTTATATAAATAATGCTGCCAATATGGCGCTTGAGTAAACTATAAATAGCAGTACCTGGAAGAATCTGATTTCCATTTGAAATAATAGACATCGCAAGCCTACTCTCTTTAGAATCTTGTTTATGAAACTGCTGGATTCTCGTGGACATAAATAATGTTTGCATAAAAGATTCGCAGCTCGTAAAGAAAGCTATCTTGATCGAAGGAAACGAGTATAAAATCATTACCAACCTGATCGAGTCTTCCGATTACAGCAAGCTGACCAAAGCCATTTGTCATGACAAACACTTCTTTGCCGAGTAATGCGATCAAATCGCCCGAAAGCGTTGTAGACATGAGCACAAACCTCTTCTCATAGGGAGTTATGATATTGTTTCAATGTTCGTGATGAAGGAAAGCGGGATGAACATCAAAGTGCCTGCGACCGTGTTTAATTGGACTAGTGTCGATTGCACGCTGATTACTGTTCCAGTGAACCCGGTCGGCTGTCCCGGTGTCATGACATTAATGATAGTGCCAACAATAAGGTAGCCGTTAAGTAGTGTAATGAGTTCTGTAAAGTCAAACTCGCTTGACGGACCCGGGGGACCTTGAACGCCTTGAGGACCCTGAAGGCCCTGCGGTCCTAATGGACCGGGAACGCCTTGTGGTCCTTGAATGCCTTGAGGACCAACAGCTCCAGCCGCTCCTTGTGCTCCTGCTGAGCCTTGAGGACCTGTAAGACCGGTTGGACCGGCAGGGCCTTGCAAACCTCTTTGCCCACTTGGACATCCCTTTTTCTGTACATTAAGGTGGCAGCGATCGGTCTTTCTGTTTTTGTGTTTCCGCACAACTTTAGGCTTACATTCCGTATTGCTCAGACTGCCATTGCTATGTTGTAAGTGCAGCTTGCCATGAATAACGACATTTCTCTTTTTACTCACTATTTTTTTCCGTTTTTTGCTCACAGTCTGAAGCTGCACTGTGGGTGATTTTGCAGAAGCTATCAAAATATAATCCCTCCTATAAAGCTATTGCTCCTATATATGTATTTCTTTTTGCCAGAAAAGGGACTAGGGATTACCCCAATTATGCTAGTGAAGAGGATAGATAGGCGTATTTTCATAGTTTTCAAAAATGATTTCAATGGCAAAAGGGATGATAAAAACAATCTACCCTAATATGAACTTAAGATGTATAATCATGGGAATCAATAAGCAAAGGAGAGAGGAATAGTTATGATACATTATCAGAACGATAAAAATTTGTCCGCGCAAGACTTGTCGCAAGTATTTGCGAGCTCTGGGATTAAAAGACCCTATCAAGATTTAGAACGCTTGCAAAAAATGATCGAACATGCAGATATCATTATTAGTGCATGGGACGGCAATAAACTGGTCGGAATAGCGCGGGCGATTACAGACTATTCCTATTGCTGCTATCTGTCTGATTTGGCAATTGATCACGACTACCAAAGATTAGGCATCGGCAAGGAGCTGGTAGAGCGACTTAGGCAAACACTTGGTGCGGAAGTGTCACTTGTCTTGTTGTCTGCGCCTTCAGCTGTCGACTATTACCCGAGAATTGGATTTACCTCTACGGATAAAGGCTTTGTTATAGCAAGAGAACGTTAAGTCTAATTAGAAACGTAGAGAGGGGGAGAGTCAGTGATCGAATCGAAAATCGCTATAAATCAAGATGTTCAAATTCATTACTTAGATTCAAAACCAGATGCAGATCAAAAATTAACCCCATTAATCATATGCCCAGGGTTATCGGAAACAGCTGAAGAATATGAGGATTTATTGTTATATTTATTGCCTCGAAGAGCAATTGTTCTCTCGTTCCGCGGGAGAGGACAAAGCGATACGCCGTTTAGTCATTACGATCTAAAAGATCACATAGCAGATCTTTCAGCTGTTGTTGAAGCTGCTGCCGTGGATCGCTTTCATCTGATGGGATACTCTCGCGGTGTATCTTATGCGCTTGGTTATGCTCAAACGAACGAGCATCACTTAGAATCACTTATTTTAGAAGATTATCCTGCAGAGCATAAACAAATGTCGGCGGAATGGCGTCACGATTATATTTTTAATTATTTGAAGCCGATGAAGCGGAAAGAGAAAATAAGAGAACAAGCGGTTATCGGCATTGAACGGGACTCTTCACAGCTGCAGCTGGATGTGAAGCTTAAACTGCCTGTTCTTGTTATGAGAGGGATGCTAGAGGGATCATTGCTTAGCGATGCGGATCTAATTCATTACAAGCAGTTGTTCAGCAATATAACGGTTAAAGAGTTTTTTGAGTCCGCTCATAATATTCGCGGTACCGAAAAGGAAGAGCTATATCAAACAATCGAACAGTTTATCGAGCATCGTTAGAAAAAGTAGGACGGTTGCGGTTCAACTTGAAAACCCAGTTGACAATGAAAATGATAATTGTTATCATTAGATGACTTTTGAGGTGAAACTATTTTTACTTCACAGCCATATATCGTCTTACAGGGGGAACTATCGTGAGTAACCGCAACAAGAGATTTGTACTTGTATTTATGAGTTTGATTGTCCTATCCATTTGTCTAGCAGCTTGCGGAGGTAATAAAACAAATAATACACCTGCTGCTACAGTGGCTCCAACAGATGCGCCAACAGATAGAAAACTAACAGATGCATTAGGTAACGAGGTTACCATTCCAGCTAATCCTCAGCGCGTCATCGCTTCTTATTTAGAAGATCACTTAGTAGCTATAGGCATTAAGCCAGTTGCTCAGTGGTCCGTTCCTAACGGTATTCAAGATTACTTGCATGATTCACTTGCTGACGTTCCAACTATACCGTATGATCTTCCATTCGAAGCCGTAACAAGCTTTGAACCAGACCTTATTCTTATGGCATATGA from Paenibacillus sp. FSL K6-3182 carries:
- a CDS encoding GNAT family N-acetyltransferase: MIHYQNDKNLSAQDLSQVFASSGIKRPYQDLERLQKMIEHADIIISAWDGNKLVGIARAITDYSYCCYLSDLAIDHDYQRLGIGKELVERLRQTLGAEVSLVLLSAPSAVDYYPRIGFTSTDKGFVIARER
- a CDS encoding alpha/beta hydrolase, whose protein sequence is MIESKIAINQDVQIHYLDSKPDADQKLTPLIICPGLSETAEEYEDLLLYLLPRRAIVLSFRGRGQSDTPFSHYDLKDHIADLSAVVEAAAVDRFHLMGYSRGVSYALGYAQTNEHHLESLILEDYPAEHKQMSAEWRHDYIFNYLKPMKRKEKIREQAVIGIERDSSQLQLDVKLKLPVLVMRGMLEGSLLSDADLIHYKQLFSNITVKEFFESAHNIRGTEKEELYQTIEQFIEHR